TAGGGAGGGATTTTGATCCTTGATAGCAAGTGCAAATGCAATTTGAGGTCCAGAAACTGAATGATCAGAGCCCCCATCATGGTCTTTACCGCTGAGTGCTGGCGATTTGATGATGAGTGAGGGCTGGACACCCAACCTGTGCCAGTCTTGCATTTCTGCCATTCTCTCCCCTGCTGGGTCCCCCCGGGCAGggcggctgggcaggagcaccTCCACTTGCCTCAGAGGCACCGCTGAAGCACCAAGGTCCCCAGGACTGTCAGGCTGTCCTGCCCTATGCTCCCTCCCCGGCCGCGGGGATGCTGTGCCCACCCAGAGGGtttcagccctgcagcagcaaaccAAGCCTGAGTGCAGCGCTGCGGGTGGCGAGCGGCCACGgtctgcagccagcccagcgcTCCATGGCCCTGGGGGCTCCCCTTGCCTCCAGCGCTGGGCATTGGCCCCCGTGGGCAACAGGACCCTGTGCCCCAGGGCAGCTTGGGCGAACTCCTTGAGGCTTAAcaaaatcacaaacaaaaaaaccccacaaagctCTTTAGGTCATATTTACAAGcgttgcatttaaaaaaaaaaaaaaaaaaaggaaaaaaaaagaaaaaaagaaaacccacgcagatgaaaaacactgaaggttttcactggggagggagggagctgaggCCGGCGTCATGCCCCGCCGTGGGGCGTGGGAATGGGGCGGCTGGGTTGTGGGAGTGGAGGGGtgctgaccccagccccagcagtgcagagctggaATGATCCAGCCCCCTCcgcccctccccaccccccgcagcAGGGAGCATCCTTCCCCACTCCAGCCGGAAAACATAGGGAtgcttcccagctgcctgcagacacccccccgccccgcccccccccccccccccccccccccccgactcTGCTCTCCTGTGCATGGGTGCTGGGGCAAGCAGGGCACCCACGGCTGCAGGGGGGGCTCACTTTGCAGTTTGTCCATGTCTCTGCTCAAACACGGAGGAATTtgcccacccagccccatcCTCACCTTCCTTGGCACTTGCCTCTCCCCAGGAGGAGGGTACCCGTGCTGTGATGCAGCAGCACCCTATAGCCTGACCATcgtccctgctctgcagcagtctCCAAGGCCTGTTCATCCATTCCTCcccatttttaaaggaattatttaaaaacctgGAGCCCAGACCAGGGCTGTGGGGTGAGCATGGACCACCTGGGCTTTCTTTACTCCCTTCAGGCCATCACCGGAGGAGGCTCTGCAGTGGCGTGATTCCCTGGAGAAGCTCCTGCAAAACCCCTGTAAGTTCACATCCCCCTGTGGTCACGTCTCCCcacccagcatccctgccagTGCTCAGCAAGGGCTTGCCCCCCCCCGGGATGGCTGGTGCTCAGCAAGAGCTCGCTGCCCCCCCACAGATGGGCTCGCCAGCTTCCGCACCTTCCTGCGCTCTGAGTTCAGTGAGGAGAACGCTGAGTTTTGGGTGGCCTGCGAGGACTACAAGAAAACCAAATCCCCTGTGAAGATGGCAGAGAAGGCCAAGAAGATCTACGAGGAGTTCATCCAGACCGAGGCACCCAAAGAGGTCAGTGGCTGTGGGCCAGGagatgggagcaggagggatgaGGCTGCTGCTCCAGTGGCCTCCATCCCAAAGGAGAGCGGTGGCTGCAGGGCACCTTGTACCATGGCTGAGGGACTCGGAGGGCTGCACCCTCAGCAAGGGGCAGCCCCATCCCCACGTGCTGCACTCCCACCCCACACAGCCCTGGTGCCCCCTTTTACATGCTCAGCCTCTGCTGGGCTGTCTCCTGCTACAGGCATCTCCAGCGCATGCCtgtccccctctccccacagaggGCTTACGTTAATCGTAAGGGATGACAACTGACAGTAATCCTCCTTCCCCGGTTAGCTTTGCTGCAGGATAAACCTCATCCTGACAGATTTGCCACCAACAATTCCCCCCAGTAAGTGAACCTGCTTCAGTCCCTCCCCTCGACCTTCGCGTGGTTGTTGGTAGGACAGAGCAGGCAAGGGGAGATGCCATCACCCACACCTTGCACAGGCAGGATCCCCATCCCTCTCACACTCCCATCACAGGTGAACATCGACCACTTCACCAAGGCTGTGACCATGAAGAACCTGGTGGAACCATCACCAAGCAGCTTTGACATGGCCCAGAAGAGGATCTTTGCCTTGATGGAGAAAGACTCCCTGCCCAGATTTGTGCGGTCGGAGTTTTATCAGGAGTTAATCAAGTAGCAATGTGGCGGGGCTGTGCGAGACGTTCCCTGCGGGCGGTCTCACTGCTTCTGTCTAAACACCTGCCCCTTctactgcagctgctttgctttcttcatacCACCCTAGAAGAGCACCCAGCGGCGTTGCTAAACATCTCCCCCCGTGCTTTGGACTGCCAGATGTCCTGCTGTTTCCTCTCTTACAGTCTCTTTCCTCTCTCACAAAAGACCCATTATCAGAAATCCCTGGTGATCCTCACTGGGTTTGGGACCCAGaggggcagcagagcagccccagccccgcagtGACCAGGAGCCACTCGGGCAGCCGGCACGTCCCTGCCACTGCAGGGCTTGGCTGTAGCCAGTGGCTCTGACACGCCAGCTCTGCCTTCTGAAGACTTCTTAGGCCATAACATTTCTGAAGACTTCTTAGGCCATAACATTTTTTCTCCCCGTTTTGCACATATCGCTGGTTCAGCCCAGGCTCGCTCCCTCCTCCCGGCTTCCCGGGCTGTTGCTGAGGCTGCGCAGGGCACCCACGGCTGGCTCtggccagcagcacctgcagccccGGCACGTGGGGTAGGGCATGTCCACCACACGGCTGGCATCACCTCACCTTCAGAAAGCAGCCGATGGGCTGTGCAGTGACGGCCGCAGGGCAGTGACAGCAGTGTGGCAGGGACAGTGGAACGGCAGGGGTGGCTGCATGGCGGTGCCAGGAGCCGCACGGCTGCGTGCCACAGGTGACCCCTGGCTGGCGTGAGGGGTGGGCAGAGCgagcctgcagcactgcttcccCAGTTGCTTCCCACTAAAGACAGTAAGGAGGATAAACGAGATCTGTCTGTTCAAAACGCTGGGACTGTTTAGCAACCCAGACCTCCCGCTCGCTCCAGCCGCTTGCATGACGTGCTGAGCTCGCAGCCCACAGCCCACACCCGTGTCCCCTGTGcccagctggtggctgctggtgtGCTTGGACTGCAGCTTCAGGTGTTGCTGCAGCGGCTTCTTGCTCCAGTTGCTTCTCTCTGCAGTAGGCACGCCAAAGCGATACTTCTGCACAAACCCAATCGAGGGGCATCAGTtagaggagggaggaaaatcatagtaggggaaaaaatgctgcaatCGCAACTCTTCAGatccaattaaaaatatatatatatattcaaaacaaatccaaaaaaacaagcccaaacacaaaaccattatgggaaatatgaaaaataaccCCCTGCCTTCTTGAACAGACAACGAACTCTGCTGAGTTTGTGTAGCCTGCATCTCTCCTGTCTCCTCCCGTCTGCCCAGGACGTCTTTCCATAAGGCTGGCTCTTAAAAAGACCAGCTCTTTTGAAATGATTCAAAGCCAGCCCACTGTTCACTACCAGAAGAAATGACATCTGAGGATGGGGCGAGGGTTTACGTGAAAGGCAGCTGGGGTCTCATGTCAGCCTCGGGGAGAATGTGATGAACGCCCGTTCCATGGGGCCTGGACGTTTCGTCCCTGCGATGGGTTCCTGGTGCAGCACCTGCAGGGCCATGGCTTGCAACGAGCTGCTTCAGCCGGCAGCCTGACAGATGTCGGCAAAATAACAAGTGGCCGTGCTCCCAGCAGGCATCCTGGACCAGCCACCCCCCTCCGGCTGCTCAGCCTCAACTGCAAGTCATGAGACTCCATGCGAAATGCAATAAGATAAACAACGAGTTTGCCAGCCTTGTCAAGACTTTCAAAAGCTGATCAAAACCCCACCAGCCCCAAATATTTATGCATTGTCACTATGGcgatgaagaaaaatacatcctGAGCTGCAGGAAGTGGGCTGCATTTtccaggcagggatggggaggcaggggaaggatgGAGGCCATCACAAacgtggcttttttttttttttttttttttttttttttttttttaaagtctggaGCAAATGGCCTGGGAAAGTCAGTGTTGGAGCAGCAAGGGGTGATGATCGTGGGGCAGTCCCCTGGGGTGAGCACATGGGGGCGGCCCCAAAGAGCCCAAGGGAGCCCACGAGCAGCAGCAGGGTCCTGTCAGAAGGGCGCAGGATCCCCTGGCAGCACCCACTGCCCAGAGCTGGTGGGCAACaagggggaggcaggagcagggctgggcatgggctgggctggggggggataGGGGGCTTGGCTAACCTTTCTGCTGCACGGTGCTCCCACTGCCTCCGCCCACATGCGCTCCCTGCACCCTGCTAGCATCTCCATGAATTGGTGTTGATGCAAGTGGGTTCAACATGCTCAAGGTCCCTGTTTACAGCGTGACCCGTAGGAGTGGAAAACCTGACAGGCTCCCCTGCAGAAAGACCtagatatttcatttttacttaatCCTATTTCCAGATACCGTCACCCATACAGTGAGTGTGAGTTTAACGCACAGTTAAATGCCAACACTGACACCACAGAGGTGGGgttgctgctggaggctggctTGCTACACACCACCAAAACCTGAGATGTTACTAGCTGCAACAGCAACGTGTGGGGCAGGGCGAAGGTGTCTAGGTATGTATGTGCCAAGAGGAGGGGTGGAGGCTGGAGTCAGGAGAGATGAAATAGCTCTATTAGAAAACCCTCCCCAGCTCGATTTCTGCTAAAATGCTGGAAGCCTACTTTAGGGGATGATCGTACAGGTGCCAGTGATCTACAGGGTG
The sequence above is drawn from the Falco naumanni isolate bFalNau1 chromosome 11, bFalNau1.pat, whole genome shotgun sequence genome and encodes:
- the RGS5 gene encoding regulator of G-protein signaling 5; the encoded protein is MCKGLAALPHTCLERAKEIKTKLGTLLQKPDSAIDFIVPYPEKPEKLPKVQKPSPEEALQWRDSLEKLLQNPYGLASFRTFLRSEFSEENAEFWVACEDYKKTKSPVKMAEKAKKIYEEFIQTEAPKEVNIDHFTKAVTMKNLVEPSPSSFDMAQKRIFALMEKDSLPRFVRSEFYQELIK